The following are from one region of the Sorghum bicolor cultivar BTx623 chromosome 2, Sorghum_bicolor_NCBIv3, whole genome shotgun sequence genome:
- the LOC8062112 gene encoding ABC transporter G family member 36 produces MDPSGEIRKVASMRRDSGGSVWRSGGNDIFSRSSRRDDDMDDEEALRWATLEKLPTRDRVRRAIIFPLPPAGAAGTTTGQQQGLVDVDVLSLGPGERRALLERLVRVADEDHERFLVKLRERLDRVGIDMPTIEVRFEHLNVEAEVRVGSSGIPTVLNSITNTLEEAATALRILRSRKRALPILHDVSGIIRPRRMTLLLGPPGSGKTTLLLALAGRLDKDLKVSGRVSYNGHGMEEFVPQRTAAYISQHDLHIAEMTVRETLAFSARCQGVGSRFDMLMELSRREKAANIKPDADIDAFMKASAVGGHEANVVTDYILKILGLELCADTMVGDEMLRGISGGQRKRVTTGEMLVGPARALFMDEISTGLDTSTTFQIVNSLRQSIHVLGGTAVISLLQPGPETFNLFDDIILLSDGQVVYQGPREDVIEFFESMGFRCPQRKGVADFLQEVTSKKDQKQYWAWSDKPYRFVPAKEFATAHKLFHTGRALAKDLAMPFNKNKSHPAALTTTRYGVSGMELLKANIDREILLMKRNSFIYVFRTFQLTLMSIIAMTVFFRTNMKHDSVASGGIYMGAMFFGILMIMYNGFSELALTVFRLPVFFKQRDLLFYPAWAYTIPSWILKIPISFMEVSGYVFLTYYVIGYDPNVGRFFKQYLIMLAINQLAASLFRFIGGAARNMIVANVFAMLVMMAAIILNGFIIIRDKVKKWWIWGYWISPLMYVQNAITVNEMLGHSWDKVLNRTISNETLGVQVLKSHGVFPEAKWYWIGFGALLGFTILLNVVFTFALTYLKPNGNPKPSISEEELKLKCSNVNNDIMDANPLASRTTLQLIGNNTETNLEMLEDNSGPSQRGMVLPFPPLSLSFDDIRYSVDMPQEMKAQGVVEDRLILLKGISGSFRPGVLTALMGVSGAGKTTLMDVLAGRKTGGYVEGNISISGYLKNQETFARVSGYCEQNDIHSPQVTVDESLLFSAWLRLPKDVDSNTRKMFIEEVMELVELKPLRDALVGLPGVNGLSTEQRKRLTIAVELVANPSIIFMDEPTSGLDARAAAIVMRTVRNTVNTGRTVVCTIHQPSIDIFEQFDELFLMKRGGEVIYAGPLGHNSLELIKYFEAIEGVSKIKDGYNPATWMLEVTTVSQEHVLGVDFSDIYKKSELYQRNKDLIKELSQPAPGSRDLYFPTKYSQSSFTQCMACIWKQNMSYWRNPPYNTARFIFTTITALIFGTMFWNLGSKIDKSQDLFNALGSMYLSVIFLGCTNSISVQPVVAVERTVFYRERAAGMYSAFPYAFGQVVIELPYALVQASIYGVIVYAMIGFEWTAAKFFWYLFFMYFTLLYFTFYGMMGVGLTPNYQIASIVSTAFYNIWNLFSGFFIPRPKTPIWWRWYCWICPVAWTLYGLVVSQYGDITTPMEDGRTVNVFLEDYFDFKHSWLGRAAAIVVAFSVFFATLFAFATMKLNFEKR; encoded by the exons ATGGACCCGTCAGGGGAGATCCGGAAAGTGGCTAGCATGCGGCGGGACAGTGGCGGCTCCGTGTGGCGGAGCGGCGGAAACGACATCTTCTCGCGCTCGTCGAGAAGAGACGACGACATGGACGACGAGGAGGCACTGCGCTGGGCCACGCTAGAGAAACTTCCCACACGCGACCGCGTACGCCGTGCCATCATTTTCCCGCTCCCACCAGCTGGCGCGGCGGGGACGACGACGGGGCAGCAGCAGGGGCTCGTCGACGTGGACGTGCTCAGCCTCGGCCCCGGCGAGCGGCGTGCGCTGCTGGAGCGGCTCGTGCGCGTCGCCGACGAGGACCACGAGCGCTTCCTTGTGAAGCTCAGAGAGCGCCTGGACAG GGTTGGGATCGACATGCCGACGATCGAAGTGCGTTTCGAGCACCTGAACGTGGAGGCGGAGGTGCGCGTCGGCAGCAGCGGCATACCGACCGTcctcaactccatcaccaacacGCTGGAGGAAGCAGCCACTGCGCTGCGCATACTGCGCAGCAGAAAGCGGGCGTTGCCCATCCTCCACGACGTGAGTGGCATCATCAGGCCTCGCAG GATGACTTTGCTGTTAGGCCCACCTGGATCGGGCAAGACCACCTTGCTGTTGGCGCTGGCCGGAAGGCTTGACAAAGACCTCAAGGTTTCTGGCAGAGTGTCCTACAACGGGCATGGCATGGAGGAATTTGTGCCTCAGAGGACGGCCGCGTACATCAGCCAACATGACCTCCATATCGCAGAGATGACAGTGAGGGAGACGCTCGCCTTCTCCGCACGCTGCCAGGGTGTTGGCTCCCGCTTTG ATATGCTTATGGAGCTGTCGAGGCGAGAGAAGGCGGCTAATATTAAGCCTGATGCTGATATCGATGCATTCATGAAG GCGTCTGCAGTGGGAGGCCACGAGGCCAATGTGGTCACTGACTATATTCTCAAG ATACTAGGACTAGAGTTGTGTGCAGACACAATGGTTGGAGATGAGATGCTCAGGGGCATATCCGGAGGACAGCGAAAGCGTGTTACAACTG GTGAGATGCTGGTCGGGCCAGCCAGGGCACTTTTCATGGATGAAATCTCCACTGGGCTTGATACCTCCACTACGTTCCAGATTGTGAACTCGCTCAGGCAATCAATCCATGTCCTTGGTGGCACAGCCGTTATCTCCCTTCTGCAGCCGGGCCCTGAGACGTTCAACTTATTCGATGATATCATCCTGCTGTCAGATGGCCAAGTTGTGTACCAAGGTCCCCGAGAGGATGTGATCGAATTCTTTGAGTCTATGGGGTTCAGATGCCCTCAGAGGAAGGGTGTAGCTGACTTCTTGCAAGAA GTGACTTCAAAGAAAGATCAGAAACAGTACTGGGCATGGTCAGACAAGCCCTATAGGTTTGTTCCAGCCAAGGAATTCGCAACTGCTCACAAGTTATTCCACACTGGGAGAGCTTTAGCCAAGGATCTCGCCATGCCATTCAACAAGAACAAGAGCCATCCAGCTGCACTGACCACCACCAGGTACGGTGTGAGTGGCATGGAGTTGCTGAAGGCGAACATAGACAGGGAGATCCTTCTCATGAAGAGGAATTCTTTCATTTACGTGTTCAGAACATTCCAg TTGACACTAATGTCAATCATCGCAATGACTGTATTCTTCCGTACAAACATGAAGCATGATTCCGTGGCAAGTGGGGGCATTTACATGGGCGCTATGTTCTTTGGTATCCTTATGATCATGTACAACGGCTTCTCTGAGCTTGCGCTCACTGTCTTCAGGCTACCTGTTTTCTTCAAACAGAGAGACCTTCTTTTCTATCCAGCATGGGCGTACACAATACCCTCATGGATCCTTAAGATCCCAATCAGCTTTATGGAGGTTTCTGGATATGTTTTCTTAACATACTATGTCATTGGGTATGACCCAAATGTAGGAAG GTTCTTCAAACAGTATCTCATAATGTTGGCAATTAACCAATTGGCAGCGTCACTCTTTCGATTTATTGGAGGGGCAGCAAGGAACATGATCGTTGCAAATGTCTTTGCAATGCTTGTTATGATGGCTGCCATAATCTTAAACGGTTTCATTATAATAAGAG ATAAAGTGAAGAAATGGTGGATATGGGGCTACTGGATCTCCCCACTGATGTATGTGCAGAATGCCATCACAGTAAATGAGATGTTGGGCCATAGCTGGGACAAAGTATTGAATAGAACTATTTCCAATGAGACTTTGGGTGTGCAGGTTCTTAAGTCCCATGGGGTGTTCCCGGAAGCCAAGTGGTATTGGATAGGCTTTGGTGCATTGCTGGGATTCACAATTTTGCTCAATGTTGTCTTCACTTTTGCCCTTACATATCTTAAGC CAAATGGAAACCCCAAGCCATCAATATCGGAAGAGGAGCTGAAGCTAAAGTGTTCCAATGTAAATAATGACATTATGGATGCCAATCCCTTGGCATCTAGAACTACTCTTCAGCTAATAGGAAACAACACTGAAACTAATTTAGAAATGTTGGAAGATAATTCTGGCCCTAGTCAAAGGGGGATGGTTCTCCCATTTCCCCCACTTTCTCTCAGCTTTGATGACATTCGATACTCCGTCGATATGCCACAG GAAATGAAAGCACAAGGTGTAGTTGAAGACCGCTTGATACTCCTTAAAGGCATTAGTGGATCTTTTAGGCCAGGGGTGTTGACCGCACTGATGGGTGTCAGTGGAGCCGGAAAGACTACGTTGATGGATGTATTAGCAGGGAGAAAGACTGGCGGCTATGTCGAAGGAAATATAAGCATTTCAGGATATTTGAAGAATCAAGAGACATTCGCTCGTGTATCTGGATACTGTGAACAGAATGATATCCACTCACCTCAAGTGACAGTTGATGAGTCATTGCTTTTCTCTGCTTGGCTCCGTCTTCCTAAGGATGTAGATTCCAACACAAGAAAG ATGTTCATTGAGGAGGTCATGGAACTTGTAGAGCTGAAACCACTGAGAGATGCTTTGGTTGGACTTCCTGGAGTAAATGGTTTGTCAACCGAGCAGCGTAAGAGACTGACAATTGCTGTGGAACTTGTTGCAAATCCATCCATCATCTTCATGGATGAGCCAACCTCAGGGCTCGATGCACGGGCAGCAGCAATTGTGATGAGGACAGTTAGGAACACTGTTAATACTGGTAGAACTGTGGTTTGCACGATCCATCAGCCTAGCATTGACATATTTGAACAATTTGATGAG CTTTTTCTAATGAAGCGGGGTGGAGAAGTGATCTATGCTGGTCCATTAGGTCACAACTCCTTGGAGCTGATCAAGTATTTCGAG GCGATTGAAGGTGTCAGCAAAATTAAAGATGGCTACAATCCAGCAACATGGATGCTAGAAGTAACAACAGTCTCTCAAGAACATGTCTTAGGTGTTGATTTTAGTGACATATACAAGAAATCCGAGCTCTACCA GAGGAACAAGGATTTGATAAAGGAACTAAGCCAACCGGCACCAGGTTCCAGAGACCTATATTTTCCCACTAAGTACTCTCAGTCTTCTTTCACTCAATGTATGGCTTGTATTTGGAAACAAAACATGTCATACTGGAGGAACCCTCCTTACAACACTGCCAGGTTTATTTTCACTACTATTACGGCCCTTATTTTTGGCACCATGTTCTGGAACCTTGGTAGCAAAAT AGACAAGTCACAGGACTTGTTCAACGCCTTGGGATCCATGTATCTTTCGGTGATATTCCTTGGTTGCACAAATTCTATCTCTGTTCAGCCAGTTGTGGCCGTTGAGCGAACAGTGTTTTACCGTGAAAGAGCAGCCGGCATGTACTCAGCATTCCCTTACGCATTTGGCCAG GTTGTAATCGAGCTCCCATATGCTTTAGTTCAAGCTTCCATATATGGGGTAATAGTGTATGCAATGATTGGATTTGAGTGGACTGCTGCCAAATTCTTCTGgtacctcttcttcatgtacTTCACACTGCTCTACTTCACATTTTACGGCATGATGGGAGTTGGCCTCACGCCAAATTACCAGATAGCCTCCATTGTCTCTACGGCATTCTACAACATCTGGAACCTCTTCTCGGGGTTCTTTATTCCTCGCCCT AAAACACcaatttggtggagatggtaCTGTTGGATATGCCCTGTCGCGTGGACATTATATGGGCTTGTTGTTTCGCAATATGGTGACATCACCACACCCATGGAAGATGGCAGGACTGTGAATGTATTCCTAGAGGACTACTTTGACTTCAAGCACAGTTGGCTAGGCCGGGCCGCTGCCATTGTTGTGGCTTTTAGCGTATTCTTTGCCACCTTGTTCGCCTTTGCCACCATGAAGCTCAACTTTGAGAAACGATGA